A single window of Sphingobacterium sp. ML3W DNA harbors:
- a CDS encoding DUF4133 domain-containing protein, which produces MNNYNINKGIGRTVEFKGLKAQYLFIFAGGLLGTLIFVMILYMAGINSYICLFLGAGGASLIVWQTFSLNRKYGEHGLMKIGAGKRHPRYIICRKPVHRYLKFTPKSNAL; this is translated from the coding sequence ATGAACAATTACAACATAAACAAAGGCATAGGAAGAACGGTGGAATTTAAGGGTCTGAAAGCACAATACCTGTTCATTTTCGCAGGTGGGCTGCTCGGCACGCTCATCTTCGTGATGATACTGTATATGGCAGGAATAAACTCTTACATCTGCCTGTTTCTCGGTGCTGGTGGTGCTTCGCTGATTGTATGGCAGACCTTTTCACTGAACAGGAAATATGGCGAGCACGGGCTAATGAAAATCGGGGCAGGAAAAAGACATCCCCGATACATCATTTGTCGCAAGCCTGTACACCGCTATTTAAAATTCACTCCTAAATCGAATGCCCTATGA
- a CDS encoding DUF4134 domain-containing protein, translating into MEKQRKKVLLAAVAMLSGIGAFAQGNGTAGINEATQMVTSYFDPATQLIYAIGAVVGLIGGVKVYNKFSSGDPDTSKTAASWFGACIFLIVAATILRSFFL; encoded by the coding sequence ATGGAAAAACAGAGAAAAAAAGTTTTGCTGGCAGCCGTGGCTATGCTGTCAGGAATTGGTGCTTTCGCACAGGGAAACGGTACAGCAGGTATCAACGAGGCTACCCAAATGGTAACGTCTTATTTCGACCCCGCAACCCAATTAATCTACGCCATAGGTGCAGTAGTCGGGTTAATCGGAGGCGTTAAGGTGTACAACAAATTCAGTTCGGGCGACCCCGATACATCCAAAACTGCGGCAAGCTGGTTTGGTGCGTGTATCTTTTTAATCGTGGCAGCTACCATCCTGCGTTCATTCTTTCTTTAA
- a CDS encoding TonB-dependent receptor, with amino-acid sequence MKKILIVSFFMALNLCVYAQNTFKAVIKDSEKKELLMGVTAQVTGTTIATTSDENGQIILTGIPNGLQEIQFSYVGFAQRTDSFNFPLKDTTPIEILLSEQSEDLEEIVISSTRSTRTIQNIPTRIEFIGGEELDEKGNMKAGDIRMLLSESTGIHVQTTSPTSANASIRIQGLDGRYTQILKDGFPIYSGASSGLGLLQIPPLDLKQVEVIKGSTSTLYGGGAIAGLVNLISKTPTEERDLRFHLNGTSGRGLDINGFYGQKFKKIGTTIFASHNRNGAYDPAQIGLSAIPQFERYVLNPKLFVYFNDKTKMNFGINTTIENRLGGDMLYIKGKGDNTHQYFEENKTQRYSTQFVFDHTVNENSFVQFKNSVSYFNRNTAIPNYEFEGTQTATFTEASYTHSKEKSEWVTGVNIWTDNFKEKQITAFPLRDYTHTTFGAFVQNSFKATDWLQLEAGLRTDYVIDYGAVFLPRVSALFKIANGLTSRVGGGFGYKTPTIFTEESERIQYQNVMPINDKTNKLERSYGANADINYRTNIGDDWTFSINQLFFYTYLDNPLLLQNPSANLYQFINSSGYIHTKGTETNVKIGYDDLKLFLGYTFTDTRLIENGTTTENPLTPKHRINSVLMYEIEDKWKIGLEAYYFSPQKLNDGTIGNDYWTCGFMAEKIWERFSLYINFENFLDTRQTRFDNIYTGTITNPVFKDIYAPLDGFIINGGIKFKL; translated from the coding sequence ATGAAAAAAATACTTATTGTGTCATTTTTTATGGCACTAAACCTTTGTGTATATGCACAAAATACGTTCAAAGCTGTAATTAAAGACAGTGAAAAAAAAGAGCTTTTAATGGGCGTAACCGCACAGGTTACGGGAACTACAATCGCAACAACTTCAGATGAAAACGGACAAATCATATTAACAGGTATTCCAAACGGTTTGCAGGAAATTCAATTTAGTTATGTTGGTTTTGCCCAACGTACCGACAGCTTTAATTTTCCGTTAAAAGATACAACCCCGATTGAAATCCTACTTTCTGAACAATCGGAAGATTTGGAAGAAATCGTTATTTCATCAACAAGAAGTACAAGAACTATCCAAAATATCCCTACAAGAATTGAATTTATCGGAGGTGAAGAATTGGACGAAAAAGGCAATATGAAAGCAGGGGATATTCGTATGCTTTTGAGTGAGAGTACAGGTATTCATGTACAAACCACATCGCCCACAAGTGCCAACGCAAGTATTCGTATTCAAGGGCTTGACGGACGATATACGCAAATCTTAAAAGACGGTTTCCCGATTTATTCGGGTGCTTCAAGTGGGTTAGGTTTGTTGCAAATCCCACCCCTTGACTTAAAGCAGGTGGAAGTTATCAAAGGTTCAACTTCCACGCTGTATGGTGGTGGAGCAATAGCAGGTCTGGTCAATCTGATTTCCAAAACACCAACGGAAGAAAGGGATTTACGCTTTCATTTAAACGGAACATCGGGCAGAGGTTTAGACATCAACGGTTTTTACGGACAGAAGTTTAAGAAAATCGGAACGACAATATTTGCTTCGCACAATCGCAACGGAGCTTACGACCCTGCACAAATCGGGCTTTCTGCCATTCCCCAATTTGAAAGGTATGTACTGAACCCTAAATTATTTGTTTACTTCAATGATAAAACAAAAATGAACTTTGGTATCAATACCACCATTGAAAACCGTTTGGGTGGCGATATGCTCTACATCAAAGGCAAAGGAGATAACACCCATCAATATTTTGAAGAAAACAAAACACAGCGTTATTCCACTCAATTTGTTTTTGACCATACTGTAAACGAAAACAGTTTTGTACAATTCAAAAACAGCGTAAGTTATTTTAACCGCAATACGGCTATTCCGAATTACGAATTTGAGGGAACGCAGACCGCTACTTTTACGGAAGCAAGCTATACGCACAGCAAAGAAAAATCGGAATGGGTAACAGGCGTTAATATTTGGACTGATAATTTTAAAGAAAAACAGATTACTGCATTTCCGTTGAGGGATTATACTCATACCACATTCGGGGCTTTCGTTCAAAATTCTTTTAAGGCTACCGATTGGCTTCAATTGGAAGCAGGTTTAAGGACGGATTATGTGATTGATTATGGAGCTGTTTTTTTGCCAAGAGTATCGGCATTGTTTAAGATTGCAAATGGATTGACTTCACGTGTCGGGGGCGGATTTGGCTACAAAACACCAACCATTTTTACCGAAGAAAGCGAACGCATACAATATCAAAACGTAATGCCTATTAACGATAAAACCAATAAATTAGAAAGGAGCTACGGAGCAAATGCAGACATCAACTACCGTACTAATATAGGCGATGATTGGACATTCAGCATAAACCAATTGTTTTTTTATACTTATCTGGATAATCCTTTGTTGCTTCAAAATCCATCTGCTAATCTTTATCAGTTCATCAATTCATCGGGCTACATACATACTAAAGGAACAGAAACCAACGTAAAAATAGGATATGATGATTTGAAACTGTTTCTGGGCTACACCTTTACCGATACCCGATTGATTGAAAACGGAACAACTACCGAAAATCCATTAACCCCAAAACACCGTATTAACTCTGTACTGATGTATGAAATTGAGGATAAATGGAAGATTGGTTTAGAAGCCTATTATTTCAGTCCGCAAAAGCTCAATGACGGAACAATAGGAAACGATTATTGGACATGTGGCTTTATGGCTGAAAAGATTTGGGAAAGATTTTCTTTATATATCAACTTTGAAAACTTCCTTGATACAAGACAGACACGTTTTGATAACATTTATACAGGTACTATAACCAACCCTGTTTTTAAAGATATTTATGCACCATTGGACGGATTTATAATTAACGGAGGAATAAAATTTAAACTTTAA